One stretch of Rhipicephalus sanguineus isolate Rsan-2018 chromosome 10, BIME_Rsan_1.4, whole genome shotgun sequence DNA includes these proteins:
- the LOC119406304 gene encoding zinc finger protein 83 has translation MDTTLKPGKIHLCIAQSNSRYPLKDKALGSQGQGFRDLVNYQSDLQHVDFGTAGYVRHHFSPSESLKFLTSPADFHLPPYENAARAEAQETTAPYAVHGPDRLRCQMCGQVFQRRQDLSAHRRSEHPAPGAGGSGGRYECSFCGVTFAQRGHLSKHRLTHTGERPYACHICQRRFTQKTHMVEHIRIHTGERPYRCEECQATFTQKTHLVGHLRTHTGERPFKCSECGKAFSTSSSLSRHRFVAHSNQRAEEEPK, from the exons ATGGACACGACGCTGAAACCGGGGAAGATTCACCTGTGCATAGCACAATCGAACTCGCGGTATCCGCTCAAGGACAAGGCTCTAGGATCGCAAGGACAAGGGTTCCGTGACCTCGTGAACTACCAGTCGGACTTACAGCACGTGGACT TCGGTACAGCCGGGTACGTGCGTCACCACTTCTCACCGAGCGAGTCCCTCAAGTTCCTGACCAGCCCTGCTGACTTCCACTTGCCGCCGTACGAGAACGCAGCGCGAGCGGAGGCGCAGGAGACGACCGCGCCATACGCAGTTCACGGTCCCGACCGGCTGCGTTGCCAGATGTGCGGCCAG GTGTTCCAGCGCCGCCAGGACCTGTCGGCGCACCGGCGCTCGGAGCACCCCGCGCCCGGTGCTGGCGGCAGTGGCGGTCGCTACGAGTGCAGCTTCTGCGGAGTCACGTTCGCCCAGCGGGGCCACTTGAGCAAGCACCGTCTCACTCACACGGGCGAGCGACCGTACGCCTGCCACATCTGCCAGCGCCGGTTCACCCAGAAGACCCACATGGTCGAGCACATCCGCATACACACCGGCGAGAGACCGTACAG GTGCGAAGAGTGTCAGGCGACGTTCACCCAGAAGACCCACCTGGTGGGCCACCTACGAACGCACACAGGCGAGCGGCCCTTCAAGTGCTCGGAATGCGGCAAGGCCTTCTCGACCAGCAGCTCGCTGAGCAGGCACCGCTTCGTCGCCCACTCCAACCAACGGGCCGAGGAAGAACCGAAGTGA